A region of Mesorhizobium sp. AR02 DNA encodes the following proteins:
- the lpxK gene encoding tetraacyldisaccharide 4'-kinase gives MASEAPPFWWEEPDWKVLALSPLSAVYALVAGRGMRRARREKIEAPVLCIGNFTVGGTGKTPVAIALAQQAKRMHLKPGFLSRGHGGSFAEPHVVDSHHDSAKHVGDEPLLLAEHAPVAVTPNRAAGARLLLEKHGCDFLIMDDGFQSARIHIDYALVVVDARYGIGNGRVIPGGPLRAKIVDQLVFTSGLLKMGEGSAADAVVRQAARAGRPIFEAHTEPSSKAGLAGKRFLAFAGIGHPDKFFDTVREAGGEVVLPKPFPDHHFYAEDELAELATTARAEGLGLITTAKDAARLRHGASQDFLDKLEVLEIDTVFELDHVPERIIEETLDAWRQRKLRG, from the coding sequence GTGGCCTCCGAAGCACCACCATTCTGGTGGGAAGAGCCGGACTGGAAAGTCCTGGCGCTGTCGCCGCTGTCGGCCGTCTATGCGCTTGTTGCCGGTCGCGGCATGCGGCGGGCGCGGCGCGAGAAGATCGAGGCGCCGGTCCTGTGCATCGGCAATTTCACCGTCGGCGGCACCGGCAAGACGCCGGTCGCCATCGCGCTCGCGCAACAGGCCAAGCGCATGCATCTCAAACCCGGTTTCCTGTCGCGCGGCCATGGCGGCTCGTTTGCCGAGCCGCATGTCGTCGATTCCCACCACGACAGTGCCAAGCATGTCGGCGACGAGCCGTTGCTTCTGGCCGAACACGCCCCGGTTGCGGTGACACCGAACCGCGCCGCCGGCGCCCGGCTGCTGTTGGAAAAGCACGGCTGCGATTTCCTGATCATGGATGATGGTTTTCAGAGCGCGCGCATCCATATTGACTACGCGCTGGTCGTGGTCGATGCCCGCTACGGCATCGGCAATGGCCGCGTCATTCCGGGCGGTCCGCTTCGGGCCAAAATCGTCGACCAACTGGTCTTTACCAGCGGGCTGTTGAAAATGGGCGAAGGCAGCGCGGCCGACGCCGTGGTGCGCCAGGCGGCGCGCGCAGGCCGGCCGATCTTCGAGGCCCATACGGAGCCAAGCAGCAAGGCGGGGCTTGCCGGCAAGCGGTTCCTCGCCTTCGCCGGCATCGGTCATCCCGACAAATTCTTCGACACGGTGCGCGAGGCCGGCGGTGAGGTGGTTCTCCCAAAACCCTTTCCGGACCATCATTTCTACGCCGAGGATGAGCTGGCCGAACTGGCGACGACGGCGCGCGCCGAAGGTCTCGGGCTCATCACCACGGCCAAGGACGCTGCCCGGTTACGCCACGGCGCCTCACAGGATTTTCTCGACAAACTCGAGGTGCTGGAAATCGATACGGTTTTCGAGCTCGACCACGTGCCCGAACGCATCATCGAGGAAACGCTCGATGCCTGGCGCCAGCGCAAGCTGCGGGGTTAG
- a CDS encoding 3'(2'),5'-bisphosphate nucleotidase CysQ: protein MPEHELTAAGTPSGAIGDLPLLRDAAREAGLIAMRYFGNSPQVWMKGGTSPVSEADHAADAYLRRTLLAARPDYGWLSEETVDDPARLSARRTFVVDPIDGTRGFLEGQRTWCVSVAVVEQGRTLAGVLECPAMDETYWALPGQGAFRNGKRIGVRTLGDKAEISGLKQLIDLVPAGWQKRLTRAPYSPSLAYRLAMIANGTLDATFVKPNAHDWDIAAADLILREAGGQLLDPHGRAPLFAGEVTRHGALAAGSGELLAVLVDVIAGL from the coding sequence TTGCCGGAGCATGAGCTGACCGCTGCCGGTACCCCTTCTGGCGCCATTGGTGATCTGCCGCTGCTGCGCGACGCCGCCCGCGAGGCGGGTCTCATCGCCATGCGTTACTTCGGCAACAGCCCGCAAGTCTGGATGAAGGGCGGCACCTCGCCGGTCAGCGAAGCCGATCATGCGGCGGACGCCTATCTGCGCCGCACGCTGCTGGCGGCGCGGCCGGACTATGGCTGGCTGTCGGAAGAAACGGTCGACGACCCGGCCCGGCTTTCAGCGCGCCGCACCTTTGTCGTCGATCCGATCGACGGCACACGCGGCTTCCTCGAGGGACAGCGCACCTGGTGCGTCAGCGTTGCCGTCGTCGAACAAGGCCGCACGCTCGCCGGCGTGCTCGAATGTCCGGCGATGGACGAGACCTACTGGGCGCTGCCCGGCCAGGGCGCATTCCGCAACGGCAAGCGTATTGGCGTGCGCACGCTTGGCGACAAAGCCGAGATCTCCGGGCTGAAGCAGCTGATCGACCTGGTGCCGGCCGGCTGGCAGAAACGGCTGACACGGGCGCCCTACAGCCCCTCGCTTGCCTACCGCCTGGCGATGATCGCCAACGGCACGCTCGACGCCACCTTCGTCAAGCCGAACGCGCATGACTGGGACATTGCCGCCGCCGATCTCATCCTGCGCGAGGCCGGCGGCCAGTTGCTCGACCCGCATGGTCGCGCGCCGCTCTTTGCCGGCGAGGTAACCCGCCACGGCGCGCTCGCCGCCGGCAGCGGTGAGCTGTTGGCGGTACTCGTCGATGTCATCGCCGGGCTGTGA
- the epmA gene encoding EF-P lysine aminoacylase EpmA, which translates to MTTASPWWTPHVHADRRPRLMQRNGLTTALRDWFARNDFIEVETAALQVSPGNEAHLAAFATEAVGPDGARSPLYLHTSPEFACKKLLAAGEERIFSLGPVYRNRERGPLHHPEFTMLEWYRVGETYESLMRDCADLLALAATRAVATRFSFRGRDCDPLSEPERLTVADAFSRHAGIDLLATVAADGGTDRDALYAALVQAGLRTAPDDSWADLFSRVMVEKIEPNLGFGRATILCEYPVAEAALARPSPRDARVAERFELYCCGVELANGFGELTDAAEQRRRFILEMDEKERIYGERYPLDEDFLAALAIMPQASGIALGFDRLVMLATGAQKIEDVIWTPVAAT; encoded by the coding sequence ATGACCACAGCTTCGCCCTGGTGGACGCCGCATGTCCATGCTGACCGCCGCCCGCGGCTGATGCAGCGCAACGGCCTCACTACCGCCTTGCGCGACTGGTTTGCCCGCAACGATTTCATCGAGGTGGAAACGGCGGCCCTGCAGGTCTCGCCCGGCAATGAGGCGCATCTGGCGGCTTTCGCCACCGAGGCGGTCGGGCCGGATGGCGCGCGTTCGCCACTTTATCTGCACACATCACCGGAATTCGCCTGCAAGAAGCTGCTCGCCGCCGGCGAAGAGCGCATTTTCAGCCTTGGTCCGGTTTACCGCAACCGCGAGCGCGGCCCCTTGCACCATCCCGAATTCACCATGCTCGAATGGTACCGGGTGGGCGAGACCTATGAGAGCCTGATGCGCGATTGCGCTGATCTGCTGGCGCTGGCCGCGACGAGGGCAGTGGCGACGCGATTTTCCTTCCGTGGCCGCGATTGCGATCCGCTCAGTGAGCCGGAACGGCTGACGGTGGCGGACGCCTTCTCTCGTCATGCCGGCATCGATCTCCTGGCCACGGTTGCCGCCGATGGTGGCACCGATCGCGACGCGCTCTATGCTGCGCTCGTTCAAGCCGGCCTGCGCACGGCGCCCGACGACAGCTGGGCCGACCTGTTCAGCCGGGTGATGGTGGAAAAGATCGAGCCCAATCTGGGCTTCGGCCGCGCGACCATCCTGTGCGAATATCCGGTCGCCGAGGCGGCACTAGCCCGGCCGAGCCCGCGCGATGCGCGCGTCGCCGAGCGTTTCGAACTCTATTGTTGCGGCGTCGAGCTCGCCAACGGCTTTGGCGAACTGACCGATGCCGCCGAGCAGCGCCGGCGCTTCATCCTCGAGATGGACGAGAAAGAGCGCATCTATGGCGAGCGCTATCCGCTGGACGAGGATTTTCTGGCTGCGCTGGCCATCATGCCGCAGGCCAGCGGCATAGCGCTCGGCTTCGACCGGCTGGTCATGCTGGCGACCGGCGCGCAGAAGATCGAGGATGTCATCTGGACGCCGGTCGCGGCAACCTGA
- the waaA gene encoding lipid IV(A) 3-deoxy-D-manno-octulosonic acid transferase, with product MSGRWARAMLTAYRFAGAAAYPLVGPYVAWRTSRGKEDRNRRRERYGVAGRPRPEGPVIWIHAASVGETIAVVPLVESILDYGVNIVLTTGTVTSAQVADERLGDRIIHQYVPLDLKPAVSRFLDHWRPDLAIIAESEIWPMTILELGARHVPQVLVNGRLSDRSFTSWKKRANIAEALFENLAHVVAQSDVDGERFRALGARPVTVSGNLKVDTNPPPVDERVLASLQRQIGGRPTWAAISTHDGEEVVAAEVHATLHKRHHGLLTIVVPRHPDRAEALAAQISGMGLKVARRSKGDRIGPDTDILLGDTIGEMGLYLRLTEIAFVGRSLTSEGGQNPLEPAMLDTAVLAGRNVQNFREAYQRLIDSGGAKLVRDRDMLAGAVNFLLTNEVARHEMMAAGIATVDEMRGALARTLKSLEPYIQPLVVKSRLKGANGR from the coding sequence ATGAGCGGTCGCTGGGCGCGCGCCATGCTGACGGCATACCGTTTCGCCGGTGCCGCGGCCTATCCGCTGGTCGGACCGTACGTCGCTTGGCGCACCTCGCGCGGCAAGGAAGACCGCAACCGCCGCCGCGAGCGCTACGGCGTCGCCGGCCGCCCGCGCCCCGAAGGGCCGGTGATCTGGATCCATGCCGCGAGCGTCGGCGAGACCATAGCCGTCGTGCCGCTGGTCGAAAGCATCCTCGACTATGGCGTCAACATCGTGCTGACGACCGGCACCGTGACATCGGCCCAGGTTGCCGACGAGCGGCTCGGCGACCGCATCATCCACCAATATGTGCCGCTCGACCTGAAGCCGGCGGTCAGCCGGTTCCTCGATCACTGGCGGCCGGACCTGGCGATCATCGCCGAATCCGAGATCTGGCCGATGACCATCCTCGAGCTTGGCGCGCGCCACGTGCCGCAGGTGCTGGTCAATGGCAGGCTGTCCGACCGCTCGTTCACCTCGTGGAAGAAGCGCGCCAACATCGCCGAGGCGCTATTCGAGAACCTTGCCCATGTCGTTGCCCAGTCCGATGTCGACGGCGAGCGTTTTCGCGCGCTCGGTGCCCGGCCGGTCACGGTGTCGGGCAACCTCAAGGTCGACACCAACCCGCCGCCGGTCGACGAACGGGTACTGGCCAGTTTGCAGCGGCAGATCGGTGGCCGACCGACCTGGGCGGCGATCTCGACCCATGACGGCGAGGAAGTGGTCGCGGCGGAGGTCCACGCGACGCTGCACAAGCGTCACCATGGCTTGCTGACGATCGTCGTTCCGCGCCACCCCGATCGCGCCGAGGCGCTTGCCGCGCAGATTTCAGGCATGGGGCTGAAGGTCGCGCGGCGCAGCAAGGGCGACCGTATCGGGCCGGACACCGATATTTTGCTCGGCGATACGATCGGCGAGATGGGGCTCTATCTTCGGTTGACCGAAATCGCCTTCGTCGGCCGCTCGCTGACCTCAGAGGGCGGCCAGAATCCGCTTGAGCCGGCCATGCTCGACACCGCGGTTCTTGCCGGGCGCAATGTGCAGAATTTCCGTGAAGCCTATCAGCGCCTGATCGACAGCGGCGGCGCCAAGCTGGTGCGCGATCGCGACATGCTGGCCGGCGCCGTCAACTTCCTTTTGACCAACGAAGTGGCGCGTCACGAGATGATGGCGGCGGGGATCGCGACCGTCGATGAGATGCGCGGCGCGCTGGCGCGCACGCTGAAATCGCTCGAGCCCTACATCCAGCCGCTGGTCGTCAAGTCGCGCCTGAAGGGCGCCAACGGGCGCTAA
- a CDS encoding 3-oxoacyl-ACP synthase III family protein has translation MRIKIVGTGRAVPALCLTSRGLDERLGFGQGQIEAATGVIERYVCETESQIDLACTAARLALADAGIEPDAVDLIIGGCGVPYQPLPSTAPLVMQRLGLADGSAAAFDVNSTCLGFLTAFETAARMIEAGQSETALVFSAEIASRALPWKEQPEIAALFGDGAAAAALRKAAPGEGKVLANLMRTYPSAYEACSIGAGGTRFDFHHQPEEFSRHALFHMDGKELFRVTARHFNGFVGELLQRAGWRHEEVDLVVPHQASPFALAHMARQTGFATQKLVDISARYGNQIAASIPFALDIARRQGRVMQGTKVLFLGTSAGVSFGGMALEA, from the coding sequence ATGCGGATCAAGATCGTTGGAACCGGGCGCGCAGTGCCTGCCCTATGCTTGACATCGCGCGGCCTCGACGAGCGGCTGGGATTTGGCCAAGGCCAGATCGAAGCCGCCACCGGTGTCATCGAGCGCTATGTCTGCGAGACCGAATCGCAAATCGATCTGGCCTGCACGGCGGCGCGGCTGGCACTGGCTGATGCCGGGATAGAGCCTGATGCGGTCGACCTCATCATCGGTGGATGTGGCGTGCCTTACCAGCCACTGCCTTCGACGGCACCGCTGGTGATGCAGCGCCTGGGGTTGGCCGATGGCTCGGCCGCAGCCTTCGACGTCAACAGCACCTGCCTTGGCTTCCTCACCGCTTTCGAAACCGCCGCCCGTATGATTGAGGCCGGGCAAAGCGAAACCGCGCTGGTGTTCTCGGCAGAGATTGCCTCGCGCGCGCTGCCCTGGAAAGAACAGCCTGAAATCGCCGCCCTGTTCGGCGACGGTGCGGCCGCCGCGGCGCTGCGCAAGGCGGCGCCAGGAGAGGGTAAGGTGCTGGCCAATCTCATGCGCACCTATCCATCGGCTTACGAGGCTTGTAGCATCGGGGCCGGCGGCACCCGCTTCGACTTCCACCACCAGCCGGAGGAGTTTTCCCGCCATGCGCTCTTTCACATGGACGGCAAGGAGCTGTTTCGGGTGACCGCGCGCCATTTCAATGGCTTCGTCGGCGAACTCCTGCAACGTGCCGGCTGGCGGCATGAGGAAGTCGACCTCGTCGTGCCGCACCAGGCGAGCCCGTTTGCGCTGGCGCACATGGCACGACAGACCGGGTTCGCGACACAGAAGCTGGTCGACATTTCCGCGCGTTACGGCAACCAGATCGCGGCGTCCATTCCCTTCGCGCTCGATATTGCGCGCCGGCAAGGCCGCGTCATGCAGGGTACCAAGGTGCTCTTCCTCGGCACCTCGGCCGGTGTCTCCTTCGGCGGCATGGCGCTGGAGGCGTGA
- a CDS encoding DUF4170 domain-containing protein gives MTAEDGKKQLLHLVFGGELKKLGGTEFRDLDGLDIVGIYPDYQSAHTAWKAKAQASVDNAHMRYFVVHLHRLLDPDSKVVG, from the coding sequence ATGACCGCGGAAGACGGGAAGAAACAGCTTTTGCATCTGGTGTTCGGCGGCGAACTGAAGAAGCTTGGCGGCACGGAGTTCCGCGATCTCGACGGGCTCGACATTGTCGGTATCTATCCGGACTATCAATCCGCGCACACGGCGTGGAAGGCCAAGGCGCAAGCCAGCGTGGACAATGCCCATATGCGTTATTTCGTCGTTCATCTGCACCGTCTGCTGGATCCCGACAGCAAGGTCGTCGGTTGA
- a CDS encoding LysR substrate-binding domain-containing protein produces MDHSSDTMVPLETLRAFDAAARTGSFSAAAEKLNITHGAVSRQIAKLEDWLGLKVFDRGARGVSLTIEGNRLHLRTAEAFALISSHSDRWVEPRGTAVVRLTSIPSVSGLWLMPRMAALENNPTKLRIVLDVDIRQADLADEGIDLSIRCGRGGIPGRISVKLFEEHVFPVASPELAREIGRGDPARLLKFPLINDSDASGWRAWFAAQGMDYRPRPQDRRFEDYNLVLDAAAYGLGIALARPPLTGHQLQSGRITAVDERTALNPVSYWLDRPLGRPRTAAADLARRIAQQAGLAPDNIEAFIEAER; encoded by the coding sequence ATGGATCACAGCTCGGACACAATGGTGCCGCTCGAAACCTTGCGCGCCTTCGACGCGGCGGCGCGCACGGGCAGTTTTTCGGCGGCGGCCGAAAAACTCAACATCACCCATGGCGCCGTCAGCCGGCAGATCGCCAAGCTCGAGGACTGGCTCGGGCTGAAAGTGTTCGACCGCGGCGCGCGTGGCGTCTCGCTGACGATCGAAGGAAACCGGTTGCATCTGCGCACGGCGGAAGCTTTCGCGCTGATATCGAGCCATTCCGACCGCTGGGTCGAGCCGCGCGGCACGGCGGTGGTCCGGCTGACCTCGATCCCCTCGGTCAGCGGGCTGTGGCTGATGCCGCGCATGGCGGCACTGGAGAACAATCCCACCAAGCTGCGCATCGTGCTCGATGTCGACATCCGCCAGGCCGACCTTGCCGATGAAGGCATCGACCTGTCGATCCGCTGTGGCCGCGGCGGCATTCCGGGCCGCATTTCGGTAAAACTTTTCGAGGAGCATGTCTTTCCCGTCGCCTCGCCGGAACTGGCACGCGAGATCGGCCGCGGCGACCCGGCCCGGCTGCTCAAATTTCCGCTGATCAACGATTCCGATGCCTCCGGCTGGCGTGCCTGGTTCGCGGCGCAAGGCATGGACTATCGCCCGCGCCCGCAGGACCGGCGATTCGAGGACTATAATCTGGTGCTGGATGCCGCCGCCTATGGGCTCGGCATCGCCTTGGCGCGTCCGCCGCTGACCGGGCATCAGCTGCAGTCGGGCCGCATCACCGCGGTCGACGAACGCACCGCGCTCAATCCGGTGTCCTATTGGCTCGACCGGCCGCTGGGACGGCCACGCACTGCCGCGGCCGACCTCGCCCGCCGCATTGCGCAGCAGGCCGGATTGGCGCCGGACAACATCGAGGCGTTCATCGAAGCCGAGCGATAG
- the efp gene encoding elongation factor P encodes MVKVIASSLRKGNVVDKDGKLYVILFAENIHPGKGTPVTQLDMRRIGDGVKVSERYRTTEQVERAYVEEREHTFLYADGEGYHFMNPETYDQVAVTEAVVGDAAPYLQEGMPVQVSQFNGIAIALVLPQRATFEVVETEPTTKGQTASSSYKPAVLSNGVRTTVPPHIAPGTRVVVMTADGAYVERAKD; translated from the coding sequence GTGGTGAAAGTCATCGCCAGTTCGCTCCGCAAAGGCAATGTCGTCGACAAGGACGGCAAGCTTTATGTGATCCTCTTTGCCGAAAACATCCATCCAGGCAAGGGCACGCCCGTGACGCAGCTCGACATGCGCCGCATCGGCGACGGGGTGAAGGTTTCGGAGCGCTACCGCACCACCGAACAGGTGGAGCGCGCCTATGTCGAGGAGCGCGAGCACACTTTCCTCTACGCCGACGGCGAAGGCTACCACTTCATGAACCCGGAAACCTACGACCAGGTGGCGGTGACGGAAGCCGTGGTCGGCGACGCAGCACCCTATTTGCAGGAAGGCATGCCGGTTCAGGTCTCACAGTTCAACGGCATCGCGATCGCCCTGGTGCTGCCGCAGCGCGCCACCTTCGAAGTGGTCGAGACCGAGCCGACGACCAAGGGCCAGACGGCATCGTCCTCCTACAAGCCGGCCGTGCTCTCCAACGGCGTTCGCACCACGGTGCCGCCCCACATCGCGCCAGGCACCCGCGTGGTGGTGATGACGGCGGACGGGGCTTATGTGGAGCGGGCGAAGGACTGA
- a CDS encoding DUF2093 domain-containing protein yields MMNRFEGPGGKEARIRYLDGDFQVTSPGSFVRCAVTGENIPLDELKYWSVARQEPYASATASLRREIEMHPELRKRS; encoded by the coding sequence ATGATGAACCGTTTCGAAGGCCCGGGCGGCAAGGAAGCCCGCATCCGCTACCTCGATGGCGATTTCCAGGTCACCAGCCCCGGCTCGTTCGTGCGCTGCGCGGTGACTGGGGAAAACATCCCCTTGGATGAGCTGAAATACTGGAGCGTCGCCAGGCAGGAGCCCTACGCCAGCGCCACCGCTTCGCTGCGCCGGGAAATCGAGATGCATCCGGAGCTGCGAAAGCGTAGCTAA
- a CDS encoding lysophospholipid acyltransferase family protein, protein MEHDLAKGPASEAAPTGRGGSRATKAFWRKVREPLAQSRFVKNAIASLLAQFVRLVRLTSPLVAGSARFSGGAYAEFEPGIIALWHGQHLLTPAYYPKRKPLVAMVSRSADAELNALMLEKFGIEAVRGSGGRDNARHLDKGGAKALIALKKSLTAGKNVAMIADIPHGTPRDAGLGIVLLARLSGRPLLPVAIATSRRKVLEKSWDKTTINLPFGRSAVTIGAPIFVAADADDAEMERKRQEVTTALNAATAEAYRLVDGRR, encoded by the coding sequence ATGGAGCATGACCTGGCGAAAGGGCCAGCGAGCGAGGCCGCGCCCACCGGCAGGGGCGGCAGCCGCGCGACCAAGGCGTTCTGGCGCAAGGTGCGTGAACCGCTCGCGCAGTCGCGATTCGTCAAGAACGCCATTGCCAGCCTGCTCGCGCAGTTCGTGCGGCTAGTTCGCCTGACCAGCCCCCTGGTCGCCGGATCTGCGCGCTTTTCGGGCGGCGCCTATGCCGAATTCGAGCCCGGCATCATCGCTTTGTGGCATGGCCAGCATCTTTTGACGCCGGCCTATTATCCCAAGCGCAAACCGCTGGTCGCCATGGTGTCGCGCAGCGCCGATGCCGAGCTCAACGCGTTGATGCTGGAGAAATTTGGCATCGAGGCGGTGCGCGGTTCCGGCGGGCGCGACAATGCCAGGCATCTCGACAAGGGTGGGGCCAAGGCCCTCATCGCCCTCAAAAAGTCGCTCACCGCAGGCAAGAACGTCGCCATGATCGCAGACATTCCGCACGGCACGCCGCGCGACGCAGGGCTCGGTATCGTTCTCCTGGCGCGCCTCTCGGGCAGGCCGCTGCTGCCTGTCGCCATCGCCACCAGCCGCCGCAAGGTGCTGGAAAAGAGCTGGGACAAGACAACCATCAACCTGCCCTTCGGCCGTTCCGCCGTGACCATCGGCGCGCCGATCTTTGTCGCGGCGGATGCCGACGACGCCGAAATGGAGCGCAAGCGCCAGGAAGTCACGACCGCGCTCAACGCCGCGACGGCCGAGGCCTACCGTCTCGTGGATGGCCGGCGATGA
- a CDS encoding TldD/PmbA family protein yields MADISDAAKLTDRVAALVEAAKKAGADAADAVAVRGRSTSVSVRLGKVEATESSEAEDVSLRVFVGQKVASVSATAASDPAMLAERAVAMAKVSPEDPYQGLADPALLAKQTRDLDLFDGTEVSADQLKEAALAAEAAALAVKGVTNSAGSGASAGLGGMVLATSHGFLGHYVGSRFSRSASVIAGEGTGMERDYEFSSRQHFADLDAPEDIGRKAGERAVRRIGARKAATGPVDVVFDPRVARGIAGHIAGAINGASVARKTSFLRDMMGKQVAASAITVTDEPLRPRGQASRPFDGEGVEGEKLLMVEKGVLNHWFLSTSAARELGLITNGRGARGGSSVSPSSTNLAIEPGERSPEDLIKSLKTGFYVTEVFGQGVDMVTGEYSRGASGFWIENGHLAYPVAEVTIASNLKTMFLNMVPANDLDRNFGTAAPTLLIEGMTLAGA; encoded by the coding sequence ATGGCCGACATATCAGACGCTGCAAAACTGACCGACCGCGTCGCGGCGCTGGTCGAGGCCGCCAAAAAGGCCGGCGCCGATGCCGCCGACGCGGTCGCCGTGCGCGGCCGCTCCACCAGCGTGTCGGTTCGGCTCGGCAAGGTCGAGGCCACCGAATCGTCGGAAGCCGAGGACGTTTCGTTGCGCGTCTTCGTCGGCCAGAAAGTGGCGAGCGTCTCGGCCACCGCCGCGTCCGACCCGGCGATGCTCGCAGAGCGCGCCGTTGCCATGGCGAAAGTCTCGCCTGAGGATCCCTATCAGGGTCTGGCCGATCCGGCGCTGCTGGCTAAGCAAACGCGCGATCTCGACCTGTTCGATGGCACCGAAGTGTCGGCCGACCAGTTGAAGGAAGCAGCCCTGGCGGCGGAAGCGGCAGCACTTGCCGTCAAGGGCGTGACCAATTCGGCCGGCAGCGGCGCCAGCGCCGGGCTGGGCGGGATGGTGCTGGCCACCTCGCACGGCTTCCTTGGCCACTATGTCGGCTCGCGTTTCTCGCGTTCGGCCAGCGTCATCGCCGGCGAGGGCACCGGCATGGAGCGCGACTATGAATTCTCCTCGCGCCAGCATTTTGCCGATCTCGATGCGCCCGAGGATATCGGCCGCAAGGCCGGCGAGCGCGCCGTGCGCCGCATCGGCGCGCGCAAGGCCGCGACCGGGCCGGTCGACGTGGTGTTCGACCCGCGCGTCGCGCGCGGCATCGCCGGCCATATTGCCGGCGCCATCAATGGCGCGTCCGTCGCGCGCAAGACCTCGTTCCTGCGCGACATGATGGGCAAGCAGGTGGCCGCATCCGCGATCACGGTCACCGACGAGCCGCTCAGGCCGCGTGGCCAGGCCTCGCGTCCGTTCGACGGCGAGGGCGTCGAGGGCGAAAAGCTTCTGATGGTCGAAAAGGGCGTGCTCAACCATTGGTTCTTGTCGACGTCGGCGGCGCGCGAACTGGGATTGATCACCAATGGGCGCGGCGCGCGCGGCGGTTCCTCCGTCTCGCCGTCCTCCACCAATCTCGCCATCGAGCCGGGCGAACGCTCGCCGGAGGACCTGATCAAGTCGCTCAAGACCGGCTTCTATGTCACCGAAGTGTTCGGCCAGGGCGTCGACATGGTCACCGGCGAATACAGCCGCGGCGCCTCCGGCTTCTGGATCGAGAATGGCCATCTTGCCTATCCGGTCGCAGAAGTCACCATCGCCTCGAACCTGAAGACGATGTTCCTCAACATGGTGCCGGCCAACGACCTCGACCGCAATTTCGGCACTGCCGCGCCAACGCTCCTGATCGAAGGCATGACCCTTGCCGGAGCATGA
- a CDS encoding VOC family protein — translation MTPFHLAFPVRDLDETRTFYGEVLGCAIGRSSATWVDFDLYGHQMSAHLRPQAAQAASDGKVDGILVPIPHFGAVLLMDDWQRLATRLEARDDIDWLERPMVRFKGEPGEQATLFIRDPSGNALEFKGFRSLEQVFAH, via the coding sequence ATGACGCCTTTCCATCTCGCCTTCCCGGTCCGTGATCTCGATGAAACCCGAACTTTCTATGGCGAGGTGCTGGGCTGCGCGATTGGCCGCTCGTCGGCGACCTGGGTCGATTTCGATCTTTACGGCCACCAGATGTCGGCACATTTGCGGCCGCAGGCCGCGCAAGCCGCCAGCGACGGCAAGGTCGACGGCATTCTGGTGCCGATCCCGCATTTCGGCGCCGTGCTGCTGATGGACGACTGGCAGCGCCTGGCGACGCGACTGGAAGCGCGCGACGACATCGACTGGCTGGAACGGCCAATGGTCCGCTTCAAGGGCGAGCCGGGCGAACAGGCGACGCTGTTCATCCGCGACCCCTCCGGCAACGCGCTGGAATTCAAGGGTTTTCGCTCGCTGGAGCAGGTTTTCGCGCACTGA